The genomic segment CGCGATCCGCCTGGAGACGGCCATCCTCGACCAGGAGACCGGGATCCGGGGGTACGGACTCACCGGCACGTCGGAGTTCATCGCCCCCTACCGGCGCGGCCTCGACGAGCAGAAGGCGAACGCGTCCCACCTCGCCGACCTGCTGGAGGACGACTCCGATGGCAGGAAGGACCTGTCGGCCGTGCAGGAGGCCGTCGAGCGCTGGCAGGAGAGGTTCGCCCGGCCGGTCGCCGCGGAGCCGCCCGGCGCGCCCTCGACCCTGGCCACCGAGAGGGCGGCGGAGGGCAAGAAGGCCTTCGACCGGGTGCGGGAAGCGCTGCACGACCAGCAGGAGCGGCTGCGTGCCGAGCGAACCCGGGCGAGGGACGACCTGATGACCACGAGCACCCTGCGGAACTGGGTGTTCGTCTCCATCGGGGCGCTCATCGTCCTGCTCGCCGCTCTCATCTTCGAGGGGTTGCGCCGCGGCATCAACCGGCCGCTCGAGCAGCTCGGAGCCGAGGCGCGGACCATCGCCGGAGGCGATTTCGACCACGCCATCAACCCGACGGGCCCCGCCGACCTGCGCCGGCTCAGCGGCGAGATCGACTTCATGCGCCGTCGTCTCGTACGGGAACTCGCCTTCAGCGAGGAGGCGCGCCTGCGCCTCGACGCGCAGGCCGCGGAGCTGCAGCGCTCCAACGCGGAACTGGAGCAGTTCGCGTACGTGGCCTCCCACGACCTCCAGGAGCCGCTGCGCAAGGTCTCCAGCTTCACGCAGCTCCTCCAGCGGCGGTACGCGGGAAAGCTCGACGCACGAGCGGACCAGTACATCGACTTCGCGGTCGACGGGGCGAACCGCATGCAGGTCCTCATCAACGACCTGCTCGACTTCTCCCGGGTGGGGCGGCTGCACAACGCCCAGCAGAGCGTCGACCTCGACACGGTGTTCTCCCGCACCCTGTCCACGCTGAGCGTCGCCATCGAGGAGTCCGGCGCGACGATCACCCACGATCCGCTGCCGACGCTGATCGCCGACCCCACCCAGATGGGCATGCTCTGGCAGAACCTCATCGGCAACGCCGTCAAGTTCCGGCGGCCGGGGACACCGCCCGAGATCCGCGTGACGGCGGAGCGCGAGGACGACCTGTGGCGCTTCACGGTCACGGACAACGGCATCGGCATCGAACCGGACTACGCCGAGAAGGTCTTCGTCATCTTCCAGCGGCTGCACACCAAGGACGCCTACAGCGGCAGCGGCATCGGCCTCGCGATGTGCAAGAAGATCGTCGAGTTCCACGGCGGCACCATCGCCGTGGACCCCGAGTACACCGAAGGTGCCCGTCTCACCTTCACTCTGGCACCCGAGCCCCCGGAAGCCATCGGCCCATCCACCCTGCCGGAAGCCACCCGCGCCGGCGCGGAGTACGCACCATGACCTCAATCGTCGCAGCCGTCCCTGACGAGCAGATGTACCGCATCCTGCTGATCGAGGACGACCAGGGCGACGCCCTGCTCGTCGAGGAGCTGCTCCACGACTCGGGACTGCGGTTCGAGCTGACCACGCGTACGACCCTGGCCGAGGCCCGCGCCGAGCTGGCCGGCGGTCCCATCGACTGCGTCCTGCTCGACCTGCACCTGCCCGACGTCTCGGGCATCGACGCCGTCACCGGGGTCCGGCGCCTGGCACCGCACACCGCGGTGATCGTCCTGACCGGCCTCTCCGAAGCCCAGGCGGGCGCGAACGCGATGGCCGCGGGAGCCCAGGACTACCTGGTCAAGGGAAAGGTCGACGGGGAGCTGCTGCACCGGACGGTGCGCTACGCCGTCTACCGCAGCAAGACCGAACGTACGAACGCCGAAGCCCAGGCCGCCCGGCTGCGGGCGGAGGAGAACGCGCGCCTGGAGCGCGGCCTGCTGCCCCAGCCCATCCTCGACACCTCGACGGTCAGGGTCACCACGCGCTATCTGCCCGGTGCCGCGTGGGCGCTGCTCGGCGGGGACTTCCTCGACGTCGTGGAGGGGGACGACGGGCTGCTGCACGCCGTCGTGGGCGACGTCAGCGGACACGGCCCCGACGCCGCCGCGCTGGGTGTCTTCCTGCGCATCGCCTGGCGCTCCCTCGTGCTCGGCGGGCACCGCGGCAACGACCTGCTGCACCTGATGGAGCGCATTCTGATCGCCGAGCGCGGCAGCCAGCACCTGTTCGCGACGTGCACGCTCCTGACCCTCGACCAGAGCGCCGCCACCGCCACACTCCACTTGGCGGGACACCACGAACCCCTGCTCACCACGGCGACGGGCACCCAGGAACTGGCGGCCGCGCACGGCATCGCCCTCGGCGTCGTCCCCGGACTGCGCAGGTGGCCCTCCACGGTCGTCCCGCTCCCGGCCTCCGGCGCCCTGACCCTCTACACCGACGGACTCACCGAGGGGCACAACGGCGCCACGGGTGAACGGCTCGGCGTCGACGGGCTGCTCGACCTCATCGGGGACCTGCCGACCACGGACCCGGCCGAGCACGTCGACCGCCTGATCGAGCAGACACACGCACTGAACGCCGGGCGGCACTCCGACGACCTCGCGGTGCTGCGTCTCGACTGGGGGAGTCCGAGCGCACCCGGCACGGAGTAGGGCCCCTCAGAGCGGGGAGTCCTCCAGCTCGATCACCACGGTGATCCGCTTGCCCACCGGCTCGCGGTGGACGGCGAAGCTCTGGCAGAGGGCCATGACGATCTCCAGACCGTGCTGGCCGATGCGGCTCGGGTCCGGCGGCAGGACCGCGGGCAGCGCGGTGCTGCTGTCCCACACGCTGATCTCGACGGCGCCGGACCGCACGTCCAGGCTCATCAGGGACGGACCGGGCGCGTACTTGCGGGCGTTGGTCACCAGCTCGCTGACCACCAGCTGCACCGTGCCCATCACCCCGGCGGAGACGTGCAGCCCGTGCACGGCCTGCACGTCCGTCAGAAAACTGCGGGCCAGATCACGGGCGGCGCCGATCTCCCCGCTCTCCTCGAAGGCCGCGGACACCGAGAGGAACTCGCCCACCGACGATCGTCGGTCGCCCATCCCCGCCGTCCGGCCGCGGTCCGCCTCGCCCACCAAACACTCCTGTTTCACAACGCCCGTCTACCCAGAAAAACCCGGAGCATCAGCCTCGATGCGACCGGATTTCGGCGGGCCCCCGCGCCCGCGGGCCCCCGGCGCGGCCGAATGGCGGCACCGTGGATGTTTCCCCTGTTCAGCGGGCACACGTTGCGCCATGAACGACATGCCAGACACTTCGACGGAGCCCGGCACCCCGCTCCGGCGGACGCTCACCACCACGCTCCTGTACTTCTTCATCCTCGGCGACGTCCTGGGCGCCGGGGTCTACGTGCTGGTGGGGCAGGTGGCCGCGGAGTCCGGCCCCGCGGTGTGGCTGCCGCTCGCCGTGGCCCTGGGGCTCGCCCTGCTGACGGCCGCGTCCTACGCGGAGCTGGCCACCCGCTTCCCGCGGGCCGGCGGGGCCTCCCACTACGCCACCCTCGCCTACGGACCCTTCGTCGGGTTCCTCGCCGGTTTCTGCATGCTCGCCGCCGGCGTGGTCTCGGTGGGGGCCCTGGCGCGCGGGTTCGCCGGGGACTATCTGGCCGAGTTCGTCACCCTGCCCGTCGCGCTGGTCGCGGTCGTGTTCCTGGGCGCCCTCGCGCTGCTCAATCTGCGCGGCATCAGCGAATCCACCCGGGCCAACGCCGTCGCCACCGTCATCGAGGTCGGCGGGCTCGTCCTCGTCATCGGGCTCGGCGTGTGGGTGCTGCTCCGCGGCGACGGGGACGTCGGCCGTCTCACCGACGTCGGTACGGAGAGCAGCGGGCCCGCCGCCGCCGTGCTGAGCGGCGCCGTCCTCGCCTACTACTCCTTCGTCGGCTTCGAGACGTCCGTCAACGTGGCGGAGGAGACCCGCGACCCGCGCCGCTCCTACCCCCGCGCCCTGTTCGGCGCGCTGATCACCGCCGGACTGGTGTACGTCCTGGTCGGCTGCGTCGCCGCGGCGGCCGTGCCCACGCAGACCCTCGTGGACAGCAGCGGACCGCTCCTCGAAGTCGTCAAGGAGGCCGGCGGCGTACCGCCGCGCGTGTTCAGCGTCGTGGCCCTGGTAGCGGTGGCCAACGGCGCGCTGCTCACCGGCATCATGACCTCCCGCCTCACCTTCGGCATGGCACGCGACGGCCTGCTGCCCCGCCCCCTGACCCGCGTCCTGCCCGGCCGCCGCACCCCGTGGGCCGCGATCGCCGCCACGACGGCGCTCTCCCTGCTGCTCGCCCTGACCGGCAACGTCGCCACGCTCGCCTCCACGTTGGTGCTCCTGCTCCTGGTCGTCTTCTTCATCGTGAACACGGCCGCACTGGTCCTGCGCCGCAAGCACCCCGCAGGCGAAGGGTCCGACCGCGATCACTTCCGGGCCCCCGCCGTCGTGCCC from the Streptomyces venezuelae genome contains:
- a CDS encoding sensor histidine kinase; this translates as MTGVEGRPRVGALSTWTTRRWLRVGVALSLAILALLGATGAWVLSRTATISKELVDVRSPALTTAIRLETAILDQETGIRGYGLTGTSEFIAPYRRGLDEQKANASHLADLLEDDSDGRKDLSAVQEAVERWQERFARPVAAEPPGAPSTLATERAAEGKKAFDRVREALHDQQERLRAERTRARDDLMTTSTLRNWVFVSIGALIVLLAALIFEGLRRGINRPLEQLGAEARTIAGGDFDHAINPTGPADLRRLSGEIDFMRRRLVRELAFSEEARLRLDAQAAELQRSNAELEQFAYVASHDLQEPLRKVSSFTQLLQRRYAGKLDARADQYIDFAVDGANRMQVLINDLLDFSRVGRLHNAQQSVDLDTVFSRTLSTLSVAIEESGATITHDPLPTLIADPTQMGMLWQNLIGNAVKFRRPGTPPEIRVTAEREDDLWRFTVTDNGIGIEPDYAEKVFVIFQRLHTKDAYSGSGIGLAMCKKIVEFHGGTIAVDPEYTEGARLTFTLAPEPPEAIGPSTLPEATRAGAEYAP
- a CDS encoding PP2C family protein-serine/threonine phosphatase, with translation MTSIVAAVPDEQMYRILLIEDDQGDALLVEELLHDSGLRFELTTRTTLAEARAELAGGPIDCVLLDLHLPDVSGIDAVTGVRRLAPHTAVIVLTGLSEAQAGANAMAAGAQDYLVKGKVDGELLHRTVRYAVYRSKTERTNAEAQAARLRAEENARLERGLLPQPILDTSTVRVTTRYLPGAAWALLGGDFLDVVEGDDGLLHAVVGDVSGHGPDAAALGVFLRIAWRSLVLGGHRGNDLLHLMERILIAERGSQHLFATCTLLTLDQSAATATLHLAGHHEPLLTTATGTQELAAAHGIALGVVPGLRRWPSTVVPLPASGALTLYTDGLTEGHNGATGERLGVDGLLDLIGDLPTTDPAEHVDRLIEQTHALNAGRHSDDLAVLRLDWGSPSAPGTE
- a CDS encoding APC family permease: MNDMPDTSTEPGTPLRRTLTTTLLYFFILGDVLGAGVYVLVGQVAAESGPAVWLPLAVALGLALLTAASYAELATRFPRAGGASHYATLAYGPFVGFLAGFCMLAAGVVSVGALARGFAGDYLAEFVTLPVALVAVVFLGALALLNLRGISESTRANAVATVIEVGGLVLVIGLGVWVLLRGDGDVGRLTDVGTESSGPAAAVLSGAVLAYYSFVGFETSVNVAEETRDPRRSYPRALFGALITAGLVYVLVGCVAAAAVPTQTLVDSSGPLLEVVKEAGGVPPRVFSVVALVAVANGALLTGIMTSRLTFGMARDGLLPRPLTRVLPGRRTPWAAIAATTALSLLLALTGNVATLASTLVLLLLVVFFIVNTAALVLRRKHPAGEGSDRDHFRAPAVVPALGALSCVVLATQVEAEVWLRGLIVLAVGCVLGACVTLRRRAAEQA
- a CDS encoding ATP-binding protein; this encodes MGDRRSSVGEFLSVSAAFEESGEIGAARDLARSFLTDVQAVHGLHVSAGVMGTVQLVVSELVTNARKYAPGPSLMSLDVRSGAVEISVWDSSTALPAVLPPDPSRIGQHGLEIVMALCQSFAVHREPVGKRITVVIELEDSPL